Proteins encoded together in one Procambarus clarkii isolate CNS0578487 chromosome 11, FALCON_Pclarkii_2.0, whole genome shotgun sequence window:
- the LOC138363671 gene encoding perilipin-4-like, with product MGSVVFGSVVSGSVVSGSVVSGSVVSGSVVSGSVVSGSVVSGSVVSGSVVSGSVVSGSVVSGSVVSGSVVSGSVVFGSVVSGSVVSGSVVSGSVVSGSVVSGSVVSGSVVSGSVVSGSVVSGSVVSGSVVSGSVVFGSVVSGSVVSGSVVSGSVVSGSVVSGSVVSGSVVFGSVVFGSVVFGSVVSGSVVSGSVVSGSVVSGSVVSGSVVSGSVVSGSVVSGSVVSGSVVSGSVVFGSVVFGSVVFGSVVFGSVVFGSVVFGSVVSGSVVSGSVVSGSVVSGSVVSGSVVSGSVVSGSVVSGSVVSGSVVFGSVVFGSVVSGSVVSGSVVSGSVVSGSVVSGSVGSDSVVSGSVVSGSVVSGSVVSGSVGSGSVGSGSVVSGSVVSGSVVSGSVGSGSVGSGSVVSGSVVSGSVVSGSVVSGSVVSGSVVSGSVVSGSVVSGSVVSGSVVSGSVVSGSVVSGSVVSGSVVSGSVVSGSVVSGSVVSGSVVSGSVVSGSVGSGSVVSGSVVSGGYNYRALWEPAMRQAVMSAMRQAVMAAMRQAVMVSMRQAVMVSMRQAVMVGMRQAVMVSMRQAVMAAMRQAVMVSMRQAVMVAMRQDVMVGMRQAVMAAMRQAVMSAMRQAVMATMRQAVMAAMRQAVMAAMRQAVMAAMRQAVMAAMRQAVMAAMRQAVMAAMRQAVMAAMRQAVMAAMRQAVMAAMRQAVMAAMRQAVMAAMRQAVMAAMRQAVMAAMRQAVMAAMHQAVMAAMRQAVMAAMRQAVMVAMRQAAGGRGTTGHASGCHGGHASGCRWARDGRPCVRLQVADGRPAMRQAVMAAMRQAVMAAMRQAAGGRGTAGHASGCRWARDGRPCVRLQVGEGRPAMRQAAGGRGTAGHASGCRWARDGRPCVRLQVGEGRPAMRQAAGGRGTAGHASGCRWARDGRPCVRLQVGEGRPAMRQAAGGRGTAGHASGCSWGFKPPMHTHYQLNQDVRLQ from the exons ATGG gtagtGTGGTGTTCGGTAGTGTGGTGTCCGGTAGTGTGGTGTCCGGTAGTGTGGTGTCCGGTAGTGTGGTGTCCGGTAGTGTGGTGTCCGGTAGTGTGGTGTCCGGTAGTGTGGTGTCCGGTAGTGTGGTGTCCGGTAGTGTGGTGTCCGGTAGTGTGGTGTCCGGTAGTGTGGTGTCCGGTAGTGTGGTGTCCGGTAGTGTGGTGTCCGGTAGTGTGGTGTTCGGTAGTGTGGTGTCCGGTAGTGTGGTGTCTGGCAGTGTGGTGTCCGGTAGTGTGGTGTCCGGTAGTGTGGTGTCCGGTAGTGTggtgtctggtagtgtggtgtccgGTAGTGTGGTGTCCGGTAGTGTGGTGTCCGGTAGTGTGGTGTCCGGTAGTGTGGTGTCCGGTAGTGTGGTGTTCGGTAGTGTGGTGTCCGGCAGTGTGGTGTCCGGTAGTGTGGTGTCCGGTAGTGTggtgtctggtagtgtggtgtccgGTAGTGTGGTGTCCGGTAGTGTGGTGTTCGGTAGTGTGGTGTTCGGTAGTGTGGTGTTCGGTAGTGTGGTGTCCGGTAGTGTGGTGTCCGGTAGTGTGGTGTCCGGTAGTGTGGTGTCCGGTAGTGTGGTGTCCGGTAGTGTGGTGTCCGGTAGTGTGGTGTCCGGTAGTGTGGTGTCTGGCAGTGTGGTGTCTGGCAGTGTGGTGTCTGGCAGTGTGGTGTTCGGTAGTGTGGTGTTCGGTAGTGTGGTGTTCGGTAGTGTGGTGTTCGGTAGTGTGGTGTTCGGTAGTGTGGTGTTCGGTAGTGTGGTGTCCGGTAGTGTGGTGTCCGGTAGTGTGGTGTCCGGTAGTGTGGTGTCCGGTAGTGTGGTGTCCGGTAGTGTGGTGTCCGGTAGTGTGGTGTCCGGTAGTGTggtgtctggtagtgtggtgtctggtagtgtggtgttcgGTAGTGTGGTGTTCGGTAGTGTGGTGTCCGGTAGTGTGGTGTCCGGCAGTGTGGTGTCCGGCAGTGTGGTGTCCGGCAGTGTGGTGTCCGGTAGTGTGGGGTCCGACAGTGTGGTGTCCGGCAGTGTGGTGTCCGGCAGTGTGGTGTCCGGCAGTGTGGTGTCTGGCAGTGTGGGGTCCGGTAGTGTGGGGTCCGGTAGTGTGGTGTCCGGCAGTGTGGTGTCCGGCAGTGTGGTGTCTGGTAGTGTGGGGTCCGGCAGTGTGGGGTCCGGTAGTGTGGTGTCCGGTAGTGTGGTGTCCGGTAGTGTGGTGTCCGGTAGTGTGGTGTCCGGTAGTGTGGTGTCCGGTAGTGTGGTGTCCGGCAGTGTGGTGTCCGGCAGTGTGGTGTCCGGCAGTGTGGTGTCCGGCAGTGTGGTGTCCGGCAGTGTGGTGTCCGGCAGTGTGGTGTCCGGCAGTGTGGTGTCCGGCAGTGTGGTGTCCGGTAGTGTGGTGTCCGGTAGTGTggtgtctggtagtgtggtgtccgGTAGTGTGGTGTCTGGCAGTGTGGTGTCCGGTAGTGTGGGGTCCGGCAGTGTGGTGTCCGGTAGTGTGGTGTCCG GTGGTTACAACTATAGGGCATTGTGGGAGCCGGCCATGCGTCAGGCTGTCATGTCGGCCATGCGTCAGGCTGTCATGGCGGCCATGCGTCAGGCTGTCATGGTGTCCATGCGTCAGGCTGTCATGGTGTCCATGCGTCAGGCTGTCATGGTGGGCATGCGTCAGGCTGTCATGGTGTCCATGCGTCAGGCTGTCATGGCGGCCATGCGTCAGGCTGTCATGGTGTCCATGCGTCAGGCTGTCATGGTGGCCATGCGTCAGGATGTCATGGTGGGCATGCGTCAGGCTGTCATGGCGGCCATGCGTCAGGCTGTCATGTCGGCCATGCGTCAGGCTGTCATGGCGACCATGCGTCAGGCTGTCATGGCGGCCATGCGTCAGGCTGTCATGGCGGCCATGCGTCAGGCTGTCATGGCGGCCATGCGTCAGGCTGTCATGGCGGCCATGCGTCAGGCTGTCATGGCGGCCATGCGTCAGGCTGTCATGGCGGCCATGCGTCAGGCTGTCATGGCGGCCATGCGTCAGGCTGTCATGGCGGCCATGCGTCAGGCTGTCATGGCGGCCATGCGTCAGGCTGTCATGGCGGCCATGCGTCAGGCTGTCATGGCGGCCATGCGTCAGGCTGTCATGGCGGCCATGCGTCAGGCTGTCATGGCGGCCATGCGTCAGGCTGTCATGGCGGCCATGCATCAGGCTGTCATGGCGGCCATGCGTCAGGCTGTCATGGCGGCCATGCGTCAGGCTGTCATGGTGGCCATGCGTCAGGCTGCAGGTGGGCGAGGGACGACCGGCCATGCGTCAGGCTGTCATGGCGGCCATGCGTCAGGCTGCAGGTGGGCGAGGGACGGCCGGCCATGCGTCAGGCTGCAGGTGGCCGATGGACGGCCGGCCATGCGTCAGGCTGTCATGGCGGCCATGCGTCAGGCTGTCATGGCGGCCATGCGTCAGGCTGCAGGTGGGCGAGGGACGGCAGGCCATGCGTCAGGCTGCAGGTGGGCGAGGGACGGCCGGCCATGCGTCAGGCTGCAGGTGGGCGAGGGACGGCCGGCCATGCGTCAGGCTGCAGGTGGGCGAGGGACGGCCGGCCATGCGTCAGGCTGCAGGTGGGCGAGGGACGGCCGGCCATGCGTCAGGCTGCAGGTGGGCGAGGGACGGCCGGCCATGCGTCAGGCTGCAGGTGGGCGAGGGACGGCCGGCCATGCGTCAGGCTGCAGGTGGGCGAGGGACGGCCGGCCATGCGTTAGGCTGCAGGTGGGCGAGGGACGGCCGGCCATGCGTCAGGCTGCAGGTGGGCGAGGGACGGCCGGCCATGCGTCAGGCTGCAG
- the LOC138363672 gene encoding mucin-22-like, giving the protein MPERRGQPWWLCLSSLAPAANTTAANTTATNTTATNTTAANTTAANTTATNTTATNTTAANTTAANTTATNTTAANTTAANTTAANTTAANTTAANTTAANTTAANTTAANTTAANTTAANTTATNTTATNTTAANTTATNTTATNTTATNTTATNTTAANTTAANTTAANTTAANTTAANTTAANTTAANTTATNTTAANTTAANTTAANTTAANTTAANTTAANTTAANTTAANTTAANTTAANTTAANTTAANTTAANTTAANTTAANTTAANTTAANTTATNTTAANTTAANTTAANTTAANTTAANTTATNTTAANTTAANTTAANTTAANTTAANTTATNTTAANTTAANTTATNTTATNTTATNTTATNTTAANTTAANTTAANTTAVNTTAANTTAANTTATNTTATNTTAANTTAANTTAANTTADNTTAATHHSYHTPQLPTPQLPTLQLPTPQLPTPQLPTPQLPTLQLPTPQLPTPQLPTLQLPTPQLPTLQLPTPQLPTPQLPTPQLPHTTAANTTAANTTAANTTAANTTAANTTATRG; this is encoded by the exons ATGCCGGAAA GACGAGGCCAGCCGTGGTGGTTGTGCCTCAGCTCCCTAGCACCAGCTGCCAACACCACAGCTGCCAACACCACAGCTACCAACACCACAGCTACCAACACTACAGCTGCCAACACCACAGCTGCCAACACCACAGCTACCAACACCACAGCTACCAACACTACAGCTGCCAACACTACAGCTGCCAACACTACAGCTACCAACACCACAGCTGCCAACACTACAGCTGCCAACACCACAGCTGCCAACACCACAGCTGCCAACACCACAGCTGCCAACACTACAGCTGCCAACACCACAGCTGCCAACACCACAGCTGCCAACACCACAGCTGCCAACACCACAGCTGCCAACACTACAGCTaccaacaccacagccaccaacaccacagctgcCAACACCACAGCTACCAACACCACAGCTACCAACACCACAGCTACCAACACCACAGCTACCAACACCACAGCTGCCAACACTACAGCTGCCAACACTACAGCTGCCAACACCACAGCTGCCAACACCACAGCTGCCAACACTACAGCTGCCAACACTACAGCTGCCAACACCACAGCTACCAACACCACAGCTGCCAACACCACAGCTGCCAACACTACAGCTGCCAACACCACAGCTGCCAACACCACAGCTGCCAACACCACAGCTGCCAACACCACAGCTGCCAACACCACAGCTGCCAACACTACAGCTGCCAACACTACAGCTGCCAACACTACAGCTGCCAACACTACAGCTGCCAACACTACAGCTGCCAACACCACAGCTGCCAACACCACAGCTGCCAACACTACAGCTGCCAACACCACAGCTGCCAACACCACAGCTACCAACACCACAGCTGCCAACACCACAGCTGCCAACACCACAGCTGCCAACACTACAGCTGCCAACACCACAGCTGCCAACACCACAGCTACCAACACCACAGCTGCCAACACCACAGCTGCCAACACCACAGCTGCCAACACTACAGCTGCCAACACCACAGCTGCCAACACCACAGCTACCAACACCACAGCTGCCAACACCACAGCTGCCAACACCACAGCTACCAACACTACAGCTACCAACACCACAGCTACCAACACCACAGCTACCAACACCACAGCTGCCAACACTACAGCTGCCAACACCACAGCTGCCAACACTACAGCTGTCAACACTACAGCTGCCAACACCACAGCTGCCAACACTACAGCTACCAACACCACAGCTACCAACACTACAGCTGCCAACACCACAGCTGCCAACACCACAGCTGCCAACACTACAGCTGACAacaccacagctgccacacaccacagctaccacacaccacagctgCCAACACCACAGCTGCCAACACTACAGCTACCAACACCACAGCTACCAACACCACAGCTGCCAACACCACAGCTGCCAACACTACAGCTGCCAACACCACAGCTGCCAACACCACAGCTGCCAACACTACAGCTGCCAACACCACAGCTGCCAACACTACAGCTGCCAACACCACAGCTGCCAACACCACAGCTGCCAacaccacagctgccacacacCACAGCTGCCAACACCACAGCTGCCAACACCACAGCTGCCAACACCACAGCTGCCAACACCACAGCTGCCAACACCACAGCTACAAGAGGCTGa